In bacterium, a single genomic region encodes these proteins:
- a CDS encoding carbon monoxide dehydrogenase accessory protein CooC yields the protein MKISITGKGGVGKTTVAAILARMLAEEGHNVVAVDADPDANLAAALGFPKEIAEGITPISELKDLIEERTGTKEAGTFFKLNPKVDDIPDRFGASYHGVKLLIMGKVKGGGSGCYCPENTLLRALTTHLLLSPNQDLILDMEAGIEHLSRGTARAVDTLICVVEPGQRSIQTAERIRKLAVEMGIDNVAVIGNKIRDQQEKDFIESSLPDFKILGYLPYDPQLGLADRTGQSAYGDTPVREEMKRIVDGGFQVTTQPQGH from the coding sequence TTGAAGATTTCCATTACGGGGAAAGGTGGTGTAGGAAAGACCACGGTGGCGGCTATCCTGGCCAGGATGTTGGCCGAAGAGGGACATAATGTGGTGGCGGTAGATGCTGATCCGGATGCTAATTTGGCGGCTGCCCTGGGATTCCCTAAAGAAATAGCCGAAGGGATTACGCCTATCTCAGAGCTTAAAGACCTGATTGAAGAGCGGACCGGAACTAAAGAGGCCGGGACATTTTTCAAGCTGAACCCTAAGGTAGATGATATCCCTGACAGATTTGGGGCCTCCTATCACGGGGTTAAGCTCCTCATTATGGGGAAAGTAAAAGGTGGGGGGAGTGGATGTTATTGTCCGGAGAATACCCTTCTTAGGGCACTGACTACCCACTTACTGCTTAGTCCCAACCAAGACCTTATCCTGGATATGGAGGCCGGCATTGAGCACCTCTCCAGGGGAACAGCCAGGGCAGTGGATACCTTAATTTGTGTAGTTGAACCGGGCCAGAGAAGCATTCAAACCGCCGAAAGAATCAGAAAGCTGGCTGTTGAGATGGGAATAGATAATGTAGCTGTTATCGGCAATAAAATTCGAGACCAACAAGAAAAGGATTTTATCGAATCCAGTCTTCCCGATTTTAAAATACTCGGATATCTCCCTTATGATCCACAACTTGGCCTGGCTGATCGGACCGGCCAATCAGCTTATGGAGATACTCCTGTAAGGGAGGAAATGAAGCGGATTGTGGATGGCGGATTTCAGGTAACTACTCAGCCCCAAGGCCACTGA
- the rpsT gene encoding 30S ribosomal protein S20 — MAIHRSVLSRARQNRKRRERNVAVKSRLKTFIKKVNEEVAAGNMEGAQKALTTLVPAIDKAAAKGIIHRNNAARKVSKMTRKVKALTSSGF, encoded by the coding sequence GTGGCTATTCATCGCTCAGTTTTAAGTAGGGCCAGACAAAACAGGAAACGCCGGGAAAGGAATGTGGCCGTCAAATCCAGGTTGAAAACCTTTATCAAAAAGGTCAATGAAGAAGTAGCGGCTGGCAATATGGAGGGGGCGCAAAAGGCCCTGACTACTCTTGTCCCGGCTATTGATAAGGCCGCCGCTAAAGGAATTATTCACCGAAATAATGCCGCCCGGAAAGTAAGCAAAATGACCCGAAAGGTAAAGGCCCTAACTTCATCTGGCTTCTGA